A window from Phalacrocorax carbo chromosome 20, bPhaCar2.1, whole genome shotgun sequence encodes these proteins:
- the ZMYND12 gene encoding zinc finger MYND domain-containing protein 12 isoform X2, giving the protein MDTRECKYLQKSAIDLAYSTAREFVLDGKHKEAVPAALRALRLSAEAYGSNSVQLVPVYLLLAEASTGVGHLPEASKYLSQAEWIVLSTPGCSVAVQYKLQRSLGLFCAAKGNFEQALYHLANDVYLASSAFGLKSIETSGGYFHMANVFFRQNKMDVANSLYAEVTDIWHAFLVKSVQAQEQILKSRPEMSPLTEDKEGSEDRLTEAWQAEAVRVLNAVLDIRERAPKQQPGETARVLHALAMLYYLIVDLSKAREAGTKAFGLMKQLPQRESLEAVGHLLELINSKPSYAK; this is encoded by the exons ATGGATACACGGGAGTGCAAGTACCTTCAG AAATCCGCCATCGATCTCGCGTACAGCACAGCCCGGGAGTTTGTTTTGGATGGAAAGCATAAAGAAGCGGTGCCCGCAGCTTTGCGTGCGCTGCGTCTCAGCGCTGAAGCGTACGGCTCAAATTCTGTGCAATTGGTGCCCGTTTATCTCCTCTTGGCTGAGGCCTCCACTG GTGTTGGCCATCTTCCAGAGGCGTCCAAGTACCTCTCCCAAGCCGAGTGGATTGTCCTCAGTACTCCAGGCTGCAGTGTTGCCGTTCAGTATAAGTTACAGCGTAGTCTGGGACTTTTCTGTGCTGCCAAAGGAAACTTTGAACAGGCTTTATATCACCTGGCGAACGAT GTTTACCTTGCTAGTTCTGCGTTTGGACTAAAATCTATTGAGACCTCTGGAGGGTATTTCCACATGGCTAACGTTTTCTTTCGCCAGAACAAAATGGACGTAGCAAACTCACTCTATGCTGAG GTAACCGACATCTGGCACGCCTTTCTGGTGAAGTCAGTTCAAGCGCAGGAGCAAATTCTCAAGTCACGGCCGGAAATGTCTCCGTTGACCGAGGACAAGGAAGGCAGCGAAGACCGTCTGA CTGAAGCCTGGCAAGCAGAAGCCGTCCGAGTCCTGAATGCAGTATTAGATATCAGAGAGCGGGCACCAAAGCAACAACCTGGGGAAACTGCCAGAGTTCTGCATGCTCTCGCCATGCTTTATTACCTGATCGTGGATCTATCAAAG GCGCGTGAGGCGGGGACGAAAGCCTTTGGCCTGATGAAACAACTGCCCCAACGAGAGTCTCTAGAAGCCGTTGGTCATTTGTTAGAGTTGATCAACTCCAAGCCTTCCTACGCAAAATAA
- the ZMYND12 gene encoding zinc finger MYND domain-containing protein 12 isoform X1, whose protein sequence is MAWNKQLGKQQKSAIDLAYSTAREFVLDGKHKEAVPAALRALRLSAEAYGSNSVQLVPVYLLLAEASTGVGHLPEASKYLSQAEWIVLSTPGCSVAVQYKLQRSLGLFCAAKGNFEQALYHLANDVYLASSAFGLKSIETSGGYFHMANVFFRQNKMDVANSLYAEVTDIWHAFLVKSVQAQEQILKSRPEMSPLTEDKEGSEDRLTEAWQAEAVRVLNAVLDIRERAPKQQPGETARVLHALAMLYYLIVDLSKAREAGTKAFGLMKQLPQRESLEAVGHLLELINSKPSYAK, encoded by the exons atggcGTGGAACAaacagctggggaagcagcag AAATCCGCCATCGATCTCGCGTACAGCACAGCCCGGGAGTTTGTTTTGGATGGAAAGCATAAAGAAGCGGTGCCCGCAGCTTTGCGTGCGCTGCGTCTCAGCGCTGAAGCGTACGGCTCAAATTCTGTGCAATTGGTGCCCGTTTATCTCCTCTTGGCTGAGGCCTCCACTG GTGTTGGCCATCTTCCAGAGGCGTCCAAGTACCTCTCCCAAGCCGAGTGGATTGTCCTCAGTACTCCAGGCTGCAGTGTTGCCGTTCAGTATAAGTTACAGCGTAGTCTGGGACTTTTCTGTGCTGCCAAAGGAAACTTTGAACAGGCTTTATATCACCTGGCGAACGAT GTTTACCTTGCTAGTTCTGCGTTTGGACTAAAATCTATTGAGACCTCTGGAGGGTATTTCCACATGGCTAACGTTTTCTTTCGCCAGAACAAAATGGACGTAGCAAACTCACTCTATGCTGAG GTAACCGACATCTGGCACGCCTTTCTGGTGAAGTCAGTTCAAGCGCAGGAGCAAATTCTCAAGTCACGGCCGGAAATGTCTCCGTTGACCGAGGACAAGGAAGGCAGCGAAGACCGTCTGA CTGAAGCCTGGCAAGCAGAAGCCGTCCGAGTCCTGAATGCAGTATTAGATATCAGAGAGCGGGCACCAAAGCAACAACCTGGGGAAACTGCCAGAGTTCTGCATGCTCTCGCCATGCTTTATTACCTGATCGTGGATCTATCAAAG GCGCGTGAGGCGGGGACGAAAGCCTTTGGCCTGATGAAACAACTGCCCCAACGAGAGTCTCTAGAAGCCGTTGGTCATTTGTTAGAGTTGATCAACTCCAAGCCTTCCTACGCAAAATAA